From Rhododendron vialii isolate Sample 1 chromosome 10a, ASM3025357v1, the proteins below share one genomic window:
- the LOC131302490 gene encoding uncharacterized protein LOC131302490: MYTKVPPWVLNPSSSLIPCRRRTPQANPRRIENHVHDLEPKKESMASDENDLPFSIGHISPPPHRMVRYNKHQFGGGAGGGDGKVGWNVNKISLTWKDLRVTVPEKIGGGLWAILQGVTGYVESGEMLDITGPSGFGKSTFLKDLAGRLDRNKRQTGEMLINGHRQMLGSGSSVLEREKRGEDIWGIGKKVTESRILKKKPRFLCLHGFRTSADILRQQLQRWPGSVLGKLDLVFLDAPYLAQGKSDVEGIYDPPYYEWFQFSQDYQVYNNFEESLAYIEDYMIKHGPFDGLMGFSQGAVLSAALPGMQLEGVALTKVPKIKYLILMSAGKLGGSKIGAPLLASNAFSSPLKCPSLHMIGETDYLKEPGIELLESFEDPLVINHPKGHTVARLDEKGRNTMLSFIEKIEKMELLEYM, encoded by the exons atgtatactAAAGTGCCTCCATGGGTACTAAACCCAAGCTCAAGCTTAATCCCATGCCGAAGAAGAACACCCCAAGCAAATCCCAGAAGGATCGAGAATCATGTTCATGATcttgaaccaaaaaaagaaagcatgGCTTCAgatgaaaatgatttacccTTTAGCATTGGGCACATATCGCCACCTCCTCATCGTATGGTGAGATATAATAAACATCAATTTGGCGgcggagctggtggtggtgatgggaaGGTGGGGTGGAACGTGAATAAGATATCCTTGACCTGGAAAGATTTGAGGGTGACGGTGCCGGAGAAGATCGGCGGCGGTCTCTGGGCCATTTTGCAAGGGGTCACCGGTTACGTGGAGTCCGGAGAGATGTTGGATATCACGGGACCCTCTGGTTTCGGAAAATCAACGTTTCTCAAGGATTTAGCAG GGAGACTTGATCGAAACAAGAGACAGACCGGAGAGATGTTGATCAATGGCCATCGACAAATGCTAGGTTCTGGATCTtcggttttagagagagaaaaaagaggggAA GACATTTGGGGAATCGGGAAAAAAGTGACGGAAAGTCGAATCCTGAAGAAGAAACCCAGATTCCTCTGCCTCCATGGGTTCCGAACGAGCGCCGATATCCTCCGGCAACAGCTCCAACGGTGGCCGGGGTCCGTGCTCGGGAAATTAGACCTCGTCTTCCTCGATGCTCCTTATTTGGCCCAGGGAAAATCCGATGTTGAAGGCATCTACGATCCTCCTTATTACGAGTGGTTTCAGTTTAGCCAG GATTATCAAGTGTACAACAATTTTGAAGAAAGTCTTGCTTATATTGAAGATTATATGATCAAGCACGGACCTTTTGATGGTCTGATGGGTTTTTCTCAG GGGGCTGTTTTGTCTGCGGCATTGCCAGGAATGCAATTAGAGGGTGTGGCACTTACAAAGGTTCCAAAGATTAAGTATTTGATTTTAATGTCGGCGGGCAAGCTTGGAGGATCCAAGATTGGGGCTCCCCTACTGGCTTCTAATGCATTTTCATCCCCACTCAAGTGCCCTTCCCTCCACATGATAG GTGAAACAGATTACTTGAAAGAACCAGGGATAGAGTTATTGGAATCATTTGAGGATCCATTGGTGATTAACCATCCCAAAGGGCACACAGTAGCAAGACTTG
- the LOC131303141 gene encoding uncharacterized protein LOC131303141, translated as MTFRIYMFNLLDSKLVVCWLPQQEKGKFPTQPQANPQGQLLIGSSSIPPPEQAQAIITLRSGKAIDNLVVNPPATPILEPASTSTSSTTLGESPKSSPEEDGESPVQVSKEADTTPSPQVSPFPAPYPSRLKKPAHPSKDADILDVFKKVNVNIPLMDAIKQIPSYAKFLKDLCTQKRKLNVHKKVLLTEQVSQIFQTDLAPKYKDPGCPTIAITIGGKRVEQALLDLGASVNLLPYSVYQELGLGEMKPTRVTLQLADRSVRIPRGMVEDVLVQVD; from the exons ATGACCTTTAGAATCTATATGTTTAACTTACTTGATAGTAAACTAGTTGTGTGTT GGCTTCCCcaacaagaaaagggaaagttTCCGACCCAGCCACAAGCCAATCCACAAGGTCAACTTCTCATTGGTAGTTCTTCCATACCACCGCCCGAGCAAGCTCAAGCAATTATCACTCTAAGGAGTGGTAAGGCGATTGACAATCTCGTTGTCAATCCGCCGGCTACACCTATCTTAGAACCAGCTTCGACATCAACAAGTTCTACAAcgcttggggaatctcccaagtcATCTCCAGAGGAAGACGGGGAATCTCCCGTTCAAGTTTCAAAGGAGGCCGACACCACTCCAAGCCCACAAGTCTCTCCCTTTCCTGCGCCCTATCCTTCCCGACTGAAAAAGCCGGCTCACCCATCCAAGGATGCCGATATTCTTGACGTGTTCAAAAAGGTAAATGTTAACATCCCGTTAATGGATGCTATCAAGCAAATTCCTTCTTATGCCAAGTTCTTGAAAGATCTATGCACTCAGAAGCGCAAGCTCAATGTGCACAAAAAGGTGCTTCTCACCGAGCAAGTTagccaaattttccaaacagATCTTGCACCTAAATACAAAGACCCCGGATGTCCTACAATTGCAATTACTATTGGGGGTAAGAGAGTAGAGCAAGCTCTTTTGGATTTGGGTGCGAGTGTCAATTTGCTACCTTATTCGGTGTATCAAGAGTTgggtttgggggagatgaagcctacaCGGGTTACTCTTCAATTGGCGGATAGGAGTGTTCGAATTCCTCGTGGTATGGTGGAAGATGTATTGGTTCAAGTTGATTAA